One Chlorobaculum limnaeum genomic window carries:
- a CDS encoding TPM domain-containing protein → MSIRKRSRWLSSALFALALMLAAAPLMAAFPPVPALTQRVNDYAGMISPAARAEIEQKLAALEAEDGTQIAMLTVPSLQGEPIEEFSIRVAEAWKIGDEKRDNGVLLIVSKGDRKVRIEVGYGLEGALTDLESGRIIRGVIQPAFKSGDFDAGFTGAADALTQAVKGEYKAEPKKERDGKPSIPLVLIILVVLFFYLRIFGGRHHGGPFVSSGWGGPGGGIFTSGGGSGGFGGGGGFSGGGGGFGGGGASGDW, encoded by the coding sequence ATGAGTATCCGCAAGAGATCACGCTGGCTGTCGTCCGCACTTTTCGCGCTGGCGCTCATGCTGGCAGCCGCGCCGCTCATGGCGGCTTTTCCGCCGGTGCCCGCGCTGACGCAGCGGGTGAACGATTACGCGGGCATGATCTCTCCCGCCGCGCGCGCGGAGATCGAGCAGAAGCTTGCCGCGCTCGAAGCGGAGGATGGAACGCAGATCGCGATGCTCACGGTGCCGTCGCTTCAGGGCGAGCCAATCGAGGAGTTCTCGATCCGCGTCGCCGAGGCGTGGAAGATCGGCGACGAAAAGCGGGACAACGGCGTCCTGCTCATCGTCTCGAAGGGCGACCGCAAAGTGCGCATCGAGGTTGGCTACGGGTTGGAAGGCGCGTTGACCGACCTGGAGTCTGGCCGCATCATTCGCGGCGTCATCCAGCCGGCATTCAAGAGCGGGGATTTCGACGCGGGTTTCACTGGCGCGGCTGACGCGCTCACACAGGCGGTGAAGGGCGAATACAAGGCCGAGCCCAAAAAGGAGAGGGACGGCAAACCGTCGATTCCGCTTGTTCTCATCATCCTCGTCGTGCTGTTCTTCTATCTCCGCATCTTCGGCGGACGCCATCACGGCGGGCCGTTCGTTTCCAGCGGTTGGGGTGGGCCCGGCGGTGGCATCTTCACCTCCGGCGGCGGCTCGGGCGGCTTCGGCGGCGGGGGTGGATTCAGCGGCGGTGGCGGCGGCTTCGGCGGCGGCGGAGCGTCGGGCGACTGGTAA
- a CDS encoding Mrp/NBP35 family ATP-binding protein, protein MMSIQKSQIEAALGTVMEPDLGRDLMTLGMVENIAVDEAGNVSFTVVLTTPACPMKEKIKNSCIEAIRAAVPEVGSIDVNMTSKVTSSCSHHGGHGGHGNHDGHGHHAAHGGHGAPQKIELDNVKNIIAVASGKGGVGKSTVSLNLAVSLAASGAKVGLIDADLYGPSIPTMVGLQNTKPEVQNGKLMPIEKFGVKMMSIGFLVDPETALIWRGPMASSAMRQLITDVDWQELDYLIFDLPPGTGDIQLTLVQNLAITGAVIVTTPQEVALADVAKAVTMFRKVGVPILGLVENMSWYELPDGTRDYIFGRQGGEKFAKTNAMTFLGSIPISSSVREGGDSGTPAIIATPDAPTSQAASRVAGEIARQISILNANCSLN, encoded by the coding sequence ATTATGTCAATACAGAAATCGCAGATCGAGGCCGCGCTGGGCACGGTCATGGAACCTGATCTTGGACGTGACCTCATGACGCTCGGCATGGTCGAAAACATCGCTGTCGATGAGGCTGGCAACGTTTCGTTCACCGTGGTGCTCACCACTCCGGCCTGCCCGATGAAGGAGAAGATCAAAAACTCCTGCATCGAGGCCATCAGGGCTGCCGTTCCGGAGGTTGGCTCGATCGACGTCAACATGACCTCCAAGGTCACCTCATCGTGCAGCCACCACGGCGGGCATGGAGGCCACGGCAATCACGACGGACACGGCCATCACGCCGCGCACGGAGGCCACGGCGCTCCGCAGAAGATCGAACTCGACAACGTCAAGAACATCATCGCCGTGGCCTCCGGCAAGGGCGGCGTCGGCAAATCGACCGTGTCGCTCAACCTCGCCGTCAGCCTCGCCGCGTCCGGCGCGAAGGTCGGCCTGATCGACGCCGACCTCTACGGGCCGAGCATCCCGACGATGGTCGGCCTCCAGAACACCAAGCCGGAGGTACAGAACGGCAAGCTCATGCCCATCGAAAAGTTCGGCGTGAAGATGATGTCGATCGGCTTTCTCGTCGATCCGGAGACGGCATTGATCTGGCGCGGCCCGATGGCCTCCAGCGCCATGCGCCAGCTCATCACCGACGTCGACTGGCAGGAGCTCGACTACCTGATCTTCGACCTGCCTCCCGGCACCGGCGACATCCAGCTCACCCTCGTGCAGAACCTGGCCATCACCGGTGCGGTGATCGTCACCACTCCGCAGGAGGTCGCTCTCGCCGACGTGGCCAAGGCAGTCACGATGTTCCGGAAGGTCGGCGTGCCGATCCTCGGCCTCGTCGAGAACATGAGCTGGTACGAGCTGCCCGACGGCACGCGCGACTACATCTTCGGACGGCAGGGTGGCGAGAAGTTCGCGAAAACCAACGCGATGACCTTCCTCGGCTCGATTCCGATCAGCAGTTCGGTGCGCGAAGGCGGCGACAGCGGCACGCCGGCGATCATCGCCACGCCAGACGCGCCGACTTCGCAGGCAGCAAGCCGCGTCGCCGGTGAAATCGCCCGGCAGATTTCGATCCTGAACGCGAACTGTTCGCTGAACTGA
- the rpsI gene encoding 30S ribosomal protein S9 has protein sequence MKEVIDTVGRRKTSVARVFMSPGKGKIVVNKLPVEDYFKDEFKRSQALKPLAVAEKQNDFDITINVKGGGLTGQSGAVSLAIARALVEFDESIRAALRPDRLLTRDPRMVERKKYGKKKARKSFQFSKR, from the coding sequence ATGAAAGAGGTTATCGATACCGTAGGCCGCCGCAAGACTTCGGTTGCACGGGTGTTCATGTCGCCGGGTAAAGGCAAGATCGTCGTCAACAAGCTGCCGGTCGAAGATTATTTCAAGGATGAGTTCAAGAGAAGCCAGGCGCTGAAGCCGCTGGCAGTCGCAGAGAAGCAGAACGATTTCGATATCACGATCAATGTCAAGGGCGGCGGCCTCACCGGCCAGTCCGGCGCGGTCAGCCTCGCCATTGCCAGGGCGCTGGTCGAGTTCGACGAGTCGATCCGTGCCGCGCTCAGGCCCGATCGCCTGCTCACCCGCGATCCCCGCATGGTAGAGAGGAAGAAATATGGCAAGAAAAAGGCCCGCAAATCCTTCCAGTTCTCGAAACGCTGA
- the hypE gene encoding hydrogenase expression/formation protein HypE, with amino-acid sequence MTMQLSCPSPILQHETVQMAHGAGGRLSQELTARVFMPHLGNPVLDQLDDQARFEAEPGRIAFTTDTYVVSPIFFPGGNIGELAVNGTVNDLAVGGAAPRYLSAGFVLEEGLPLVDLERIVASMAEAAHKAGVLIVCGDTKVVQKGQCDRIFINTSGVGFIPPGRDVSCRNLRPGDAVLLSGTIGDHGMAVMTTREGLSFQSTIASDSAALNGLIAEVLQVAPNVHAMRDPTRGGVAATLNELATSSSVGIELDEAAIPVREEVRGAAELLGIDPLTVANEGKVLIVVPAADAEAALATMRAHEHGREAAIIGKVTEEHPGMVVMRTPFGSRRIVEMPLGEQLPRIC; translated from the coding sequence ATGACCATGCAACTGAGCTGCCCTTCGCCGATTCTTCAGCATGAAACCGTCCAGATGGCTCATGGCGCGGGCGGTCGCCTGTCGCAGGAGCTGACGGCGCGGGTGTTCATGCCGCACCTCGGCAATCCGGTGCTCGACCAGCTCGACGATCAGGCGCGGTTCGAGGCCGAGCCGGGGCGCATCGCCTTCACCACCGACACCTACGTCGTTTCGCCGATCTTTTTCCCCGGCGGGAACATCGGCGAACTGGCGGTCAACGGTACGGTGAACGACCTCGCCGTCGGCGGCGCGGCGCCGCGCTACCTCAGCGCCGGGTTCGTGCTCGAAGAGGGGTTGCCGCTCGTCGACCTCGAACGGATCGTCGCAAGCATGGCCGAAGCGGCGCACAAGGCCGGAGTATTGATCGTCTGCGGCGACACGAAGGTGGTGCAGAAGGGGCAGTGCGACCGGATTTTCATCAACACCTCCGGCGTCGGCTTCATCCCGCCGGGGCGCGACGTGTCGTGCCGCAATCTCCGGCCCGGCGACGCGGTGCTGCTCTCCGGCACCATCGGCGACCACGGCATGGCGGTCATGACCACTCGCGAAGGTCTCTCATTCCAGAGCACAATCGCGAGCGACTCCGCCGCTCTGAACGGTCTCATCGCCGAAGTGCTTCAGGTCGCGCCGAACGTCCACGCCATGCGCGACCCCACCCGGGGCGGCGTCGCGGCCACGCTCAACGAGCTGGCGACGTCATCATCGGTCGGCATCGAACTCGACGAAGCCGCGATTCCCGTACGCGAAGAGGTGCGCGGAGCCGCCGAACTGCTCGGCATCGACCCGCTCACCGTCGCCAACGAAGGCAAGGTGCTGATCGTCGTTCCCGCTGCCGATGCCGAAGCGGCGCTGGCCACAATGCGGGCGCACGAGCACGGACGCGAGGCCGCCATCATCGGCAAAGTCACCGAAGAGCACCCCGGCATGGTGGTGATGCGCACCCCCTTCGGCAGCCGCCGCATTGTCGAAATGCCGCTGGGCGAGCAGTTGCCGCGGATTTGCTGA
- the rplM gene encoding 50S ribosomal protein L13 → MSKTLSFKTYSAKPGEVERTWYVIDAENQVLGRMAAQIANVLRGKHKPQFTPHIDTGDFVVVTNAGKVALSGKKHDDKTYFSHSHYPGGVRIDSVKDLLQKKPERVIEHAVWGMLPHNNLGRQLFKKLKVYAGPEHPHAAQMPVEMKVNQ, encoded by the coding sequence ATGAGCAAGACGTTAAGTTTTAAAACATACTCAGCCAAACCGGGCGAGGTGGAACGGACATGGTATGTCATCGATGCGGAGAACCAGGTGCTTGGCAGAATGGCCGCCCAGATCGCGAATGTTCTGAGGGGAAAGCACAAACCGCAGTTCACTCCTCATATCGACACCGGTGATTTCGTGGTCGTGACCAATGCCGGCAAAGTTGCGCTGAGCGGTAAGAAACACGACGACAAGACCTACTTCTCTCACTCCCACTATCCCGGTGGCGTCAGGATCGACAGCGTCAAAGACCTTCTCCAGAAAAAGCCGGAAAGGGTGATCGAGCACGCCGTGTGGGGCATGCTGCCGCACAACAACCTTGGCCGCCAGCTCTTCAAGAAGCTCAAGGTCTACGCAGGCCCGGAGCATCCGCACGCTGCCCAGATGCCGGTGGAAATGAAAGTCAATCAATAA
- the der gene encoding ribosome biogenesis GTPase Der translates to MKPLIALVGRPNVGKSTLFNRILRQKSAIVDPTPGVTRDRHISPGEWQGKQFLLMDTGGYAPENDTLSIAMLEQTMRAFEDADAIIFMVDARAGLTYLDLDITKILQKTFKDKKIFFVANKVDNPQVALEAQSLVRSGFTEPYFISARDGAGVADMLDDMLASLPCPEGEEIAEDDSIKLAVLGRPNVGKSSLVNALLGAERQIVSDVPGTTRDAIDSVLKRNGKEYTLIDTAGLRKRTKIDAGIEFYSSLRTERAIERCDVALVLLDARLGLESQDMKIIHMAIERKKGVLILVNKWDLVEKDSKTSKAFTDTLQNQLGNISYIPVIFTSALTKKNCYRAIDTAAEIALNRRQKISTSNLNRFLQEAISMRHPSTKSGKELKIKYMTQIESGHPVFAFFCNDPELLESNFRRFLEKRLRENFDFAGIPITMRFLRKSTREPRGN, encoded by the coding sequence ATGAAACCACTGATCGCCCTGGTAGGCCGGCCAAATGTCGGCAAATCGACCCTGTTCAACCGCATTCTGAGGCAGAAAAGCGCCATCGTCGATCCCACGCCGGGCGTGACCAGAGACCGCCACATCAGCCCTGGCGAGTGGCAGGGCAAGCAGTTCCTGCTGATGGACACCGGCGGCTACGCGCCCGAAAACGACACGCTCAGCATCGCGATGCTCGAACAGACCATGCGCGCCTTCGAGGATGCCGACGCGATCATCTTCATGGTGGACGCCCGCGCGGGTCTGACCTATCTCGACCTCGACATCACGAAAATCCTGCAGAAAACCTTCAAGGACAAGAAAATCTTTTTCGTGGCCAACAAGGTGGACAACCCGCAGGTCGCGCTCGAAGCGCAGTCGCTGGTCAGGAGCGGTTTCACCGAACCCTATTTCATCTCGGCGCGGGACGGCGCGGGGGTGGCGGACATGCTCGATGACATGCTGGCGAGCCTGCCATGCCCCGAAGGCGAGGAGATCGCCGAGGACGACTCGATCAAGCTCGCCGTGCTCGGTCGGCCCAACGTCGGCAAGTCGAGCCTGGTCAACGCTTTGCTCGGTGCCGAACGGCAGATCGTTTCGGACGTGCCCGGCACCACGCGCGACGCCATCGACTCGGTGCTGAAACGCAACGGCAAGGAGTACACGCTCATCGACACGGCGGGTCTGCGCAAGCGCACGAAGATCGATGCCGGCATCGAGTTCTACAGCTCGCTCCGCACGGAACGCGCCATCGAGCGCTGCGACGTAGCGCTCGTGCTGCTCGACGCCCGGCTCGGCCTCGAAAGCCAGGACATGAAAATCATCCACATGGCTATCGAGCGCAAGAAGGGTGTGCTGATTCTGGTCAACAAATGGGACCTGGTCGAAAAGGATTCCAAAACCAGCAAGGCGTTTACCGACACGCTGCAAAACCAGCTCGGCAACATCAGCTACATTCCGGTGATCTTCACCTCGGCGCTGACGAAGAAGAACTGCTACCGCGCCATCGACACGGCGGCGGAGATCGCGCTGAACCGTCGGCAGAAGATCAGCACGAGCAACCTGAACCGCTTCCTGCAGGAGGCGATCTCGATGAGGCACCCCTCCACCAAATCGGGCAAGGAGCTGAAGATCAAGTACATGACCCAGATCGAGTCGGGCCATCCGGTCTTCGCCTTTTTCTGCAACGATCCGGAGCTGCTCGAAAGCAACTTCCGCCGCTTCCTCGAAAAGCGCCTGCGCGAAAACTTCGACTTCGCGGGCATTCCGATCACCATGCGCTTTCTGCGGAAGTCAACGCGGGAACCGCGAGGCAATTAA
- a CDS encoding NifU family protein — MKDYLPKTDPLYDRVISALETVRPYLQVDGGDCQLVGITKDMVVDVKLLGACGSCPMSTLTLRAGVEQAIKKANPEIARVESV; from the coding sequence ATGAAGGATTATCTGCCAAAAACCGACCCGCTTTACGACAGAGTCATCAGCGCCCTCGAAACCGTCCGCCCCTACCTTCAGGTCGATGGCGGAGACTGCCAGCTCGTTGGCATCACCAAGGATATGGTGGTCGATGTGAAGCTGCTCGGCGCTTGCGGCTCCTGCCCGATGAGCACCCTCACCCTCCGCGCGGGCGTGGAACAGGCCATCAAGAAAGCGAACCCCGAAATCGCCAGAGTGGAATCGGTCTGA
- a CDS encoding DNA translocase FtsK has product MLAALFCIAAVLGFHAGDEPYIVTLPWYEIFSSAARAVAGTIHNPFGLFGARVSVFFIRVLLGYPMLLPLAGFLVLGWRLFRTKPLDPALLFLVYTLLMALDLSAMFGLSAAPFADVMSGTTGRMMASFLSTIIGYPGAWALTTVIGVLLTFYMGWEFITDTIARVSAFFAKASATVRMIRAERTRKRREKEEMQARKKAERMAVVLEKERKKREKKEQRAAKSTPPKPKAAAVEKPVKPPVSLRDEEPESAPPPPPVKLPAIEPIVIPAEVEEIQAPEPAIVRSEEGPDMIINPGVREAEADLDERKLKVRTHDHVQYRFPSIDLLQRPKDEDESYDERHLAETKDRLLEKLRIYKIEVIRIATTVGPRVALFELELAPEVKISRIKSLENDLAMAMASSSGGIRIIAPIPGKNAIGVEIPISKPRPVVMRSVLQVEKFKNNTMALPIVLGKSISNEVVVDDLAAMPHLLIAGATGAGKSVAINVLLTSLLYSKKPDEVKFVLIDPKRVELKPYKLLKDHFLPKIPGMEEQIIVTDPQKAVSALRSVVREMEHRYEMLEKCGVRNIGEYNRKMKDEAMFYLVVVVDELADLMITAGREVEEPITRLAQMARAVGIHLIVATQRPSVDVITGIIKANFPSRIAFQVASKVDSRTILDVSGAEQLLGSGDMLFQSARMSKPERIQCPFISLTEVDAITEFIGDQPPLKTECILPEPPSSNGNGFSSGLDQDRDRRDAMFEEAARLVVLHQQASVSLLQRRLRLGFSRAGRVMDQLERNGIVSAGDGSKPRDVLVKNEDSLELLLRNLD; this is encoded by the coding sequence ATGCTCGCCGCGCTCTTTTGCATCGCCGCCGTGCTCGGCTTCCATGCCGGGGATGAGCCGTACATCGTGACGTTGCCCTGGTACGAGATTTTTTCGAGTGCGGCCAGGGCAGTCGCCGGGACGATTCACAACCCCTTCGGACTTTTCGGAGCGAGGGTCTCGGTTTTTTTCATTCGCGTGCTGCTTGGCTATCCGATGTTGTTGCCGCTTGCCGGATTCCTCGTGCTCGGATGGCGTCTGTTCAGGACGAAGCCGCTCGACCCGGCACTCCTCTTTCTTGTCTACACTCTTTTGATGGCGCTCGATCTCTCCGCCATGTTCGGTCTCTCCGCCGCGCCGTTCGCCGATGTGATGTCCGGCACGACCGGGCGGATGATGGCCTCGTTCCTCTCGACGATCATCGGCTACCCCGGCGCGTGGGCGCTTACCACCGTCATCGGCGTGCTGCTGACCTTCTACATGGGGTGGGAATTTATCACGGATACGATTGCCAGAGTGAGCGCTTTTTTCGCGAAGGCGTCGGCAACCGTGCGGATGATCAGGGCCGAGCGGACGAGGAAGCGCCGCGAAAAGGAGGAGATGCAGGCAAGGAAAAAGGCGGAGCGGATGGCCGTCGTTCTCGAAAAGGAGCGGAAAAAGAGGGAGAAAAAGGAGCAGCGCGCCGCGAAAAGCACCCCTCCAAAGCCAAAGGCGGCGGCCGTCGAAAAGCCGGTCAAGCCGCCGGTTTCCTTGAGGGATGAGGAACCGGAATCCGCGCCCCCGCCGCCGCCCGTCAAGCTGCCCGCGATAGAGCCTATCGTCATTCCGGCGGAGGTCGAGGAGATCCAGGCGCCGGAACCGGCAATCGTTCGGTCGGAAGAGGGGCCGGATATGATCATCAATCCGGGAGTCCGGGAGGCGGAGGCTGACCTCGACGAGCGGAAGCTCAAGGTGAGGACGCACGATCACGTTCAGTACCGCTTTCCCTCCATCGATCTCTTGCAGCGCCCGAAGGACGAGGACGAGAGCTACGACGAGCGCCACCTGGCAGAAACCAAGGATCGCCTGCTCGAAAAGCTCAGGATCTACAAAATCGAGGTGATCCGCATCGCCACCACCGTCGGCCCGCGCGTGGCGCTTTTCGAGCTGGAGCTTGCGCCGGAGGTGAAGATCAGTCGGATTAAGTCGCTCGAAAACGACCTCGCCATGGCGATGGCCTCCTCGTCCGGCGGCATCCGCATCATCGCGCCCATCCCCGGCAAGAACGCCATCGGCGTCGAAATCCCGATCAGCAAGCCGCGCCCGGTGGTGATGCGCTCCGTGTTGCAAGTCGAGAAGTTCAAGAACAACACGATGGCTCTGCCCATCGTCCTCGGCAAGAGCATCTCGAACGAGGTGGTTGTCGATGATCTCGCCGCCATGCCGCACCTCCTGATCGCGGGCGCGACCGGCGCGGGCAAGTCGGTGGCGATCAACGTGCTGCTCACCAGCCTGCTCTACTCGAAAAAGCCCGACGAGGTGAAGTTCGTGCTGATCGATCCGAAGCGGGTCGAGCTCAAACCGTATAAATTGCTGAAAGATCACTTCTTGCCGAAGATTCCTGGCATGGAGGAGCAGATCATCGTCACCGATCCGCAGAAAGCGGTCTCCGCGCTCCGATCGGTGGTGCGGGAGATGGAGCATCGCTACGAAATGCTCGAAAAGTGCGGGGTGCGCAACATCGGCGAGTACAACCGGAAGATGAAGGACGAGGCGATGTTTTACCTCGTCGTCGTGGTTGACGAGCTTGCCGACCTGATGATCACGGCGGGCCGCGAGGTGGAGGAGCCGATCACGAGGCTCGCGCAGATGGCCCGCGCGGTGGGCATCCACCTGATCGTCGCCACGCAGCGCCCGTCGGTGGATGTCATCACCGGCATCATCAAGGCGAACTTCCCGTCGCGCATCGCCTTCCAGGTGGCCAGCAAGGTCGATTCGCGCACCATCCTCGACGTCTCGGGCGCCGAGCAGCTTCTCGGCAGCGGCGACATGCTCTTCCAGTCGGCGCGGATGTCCAAGCCGGAGCGCATCCAGTGCCCCTTTATTTCCCTGACCGAAGTCGATGCGATTACGGAGTTTATCGGCGATCAGCCGCCACTGAAGACCGAGTGCATCCTGCCCGAACCGCCGTCGTCAAACGGAAACGGCTTCTCATCGGGACTGGATCAGGACAGGGATCGCCGTGACGCCATGTTCGAGGAGGCCGCCCGGCTCGTCGTCCTGCACCAGCAGGCAAGCGTCTCGCTCCTCCAGCGCCGCCTGCGCCTCGGCTTCAGCCGCGCGGGACGGGTGATGGACCAGCTCGAACGCAACGGCATCGTCAGCGCGGGCGACGGCAGCAAGCCGAGAGATGTGCTCGTCAAGAACGAAGACTCACTGGAGCTGCTGCTGAGGAACCTGGATTAA
- the gcvT gene encoding glycine cleavage system aminomethyltransferase GcvT, which yields MKKTALSAWHEAAGAKMIDFGGFFMPVQYTGIIAEHKAVREAAGLFDVSHMGNFYVRGERALEFLQYMTTNDLGKIVDGQAQYTLMLYPDGGIVDDLIIYRVSADTFFIIVNASNCEKDFDWLSSHVGEFEGVTLENHTSELSLIALQGPKSFDILARVFPDAGLLELKSFHFKKLTFGGSEIIVARTGYTGEAGVEICLPNDKAVALWSALMEAGKADGIQPIGLGARDTLRLEMGYSLYGHEIEKDVNPLEARLKWVVKMGKPNFIGKQACVQVELAPRKSVVGFSLEGRAIPRQHFKVYNSDHQEIGEVCSGTVSPTLQEPVGTASLLLDYAQPGTPIFVEIRGTMQPGAVRRLPFVHADRP from the coding sequence ATGAAAAAGACAGCGCTCTCAGCCTGGCATGAAGCTGCCGGTGCGAAAATGATCGATTTCGGCGGCTTTTTTATGCCGGTGCAGTACACCGGAATCATCGCCGAGCACAAGGCCGTGCGCGAAGCGGCGGGGCTGTTCGATGTGTCGCACATGGGTAATTTCTACGTCAGGGGCGAGCGGGCGCTGGAGTTCCTCCAGTACATGACCACCAACGATCTCGGCAAAATCGTGGACGGGCAGGCGCAGTACACGCTGATGCTCTATCCCGATGGCGGCATCGTCGATGACCTCATCATCTACCGCGTCAGCGCCGACACCTTTTTCATCATCGTCAACGCGAGCAACTGCGAAAAGGATTTCGACTGGCTTTCGAGCCATGTCGGCGAGTTCGAGGGAGTGACGCTTGAAAACCACACCAGCGAGCTGTCGCTCATCGCGTTGCAGGGGCCGAAGTCGTTCGATATTCTCGCGCGGGTTTTCCCGGATGCCGGATTGCTTGAGCTGAAATCGTTCCATTTCAAGAAACTGACCTTCGGAGGCTCGGAGATCATCGTGGCCCGCACAGGCTACACAGGCGAGGCTGGCGTGGAAATCTGCCTGCCGAACGACAAGGCTGTGGCGCTCTGGTCGGCCTTGATGGAGGCCGGAAAGGCGGACGGCATCCAGCCCATCGGCCTCGGCGCGCGCGACACCTTGCGGCTCGAAATGGGCTATTCGCTCTACGGCCACGAGATCGAGAAGGATGTCAACCCGCTCGAAGCGCGGCTAAAGTGGGTGGTGAAGATGGGCAAGCCCAACTTCATCGGCAAGCAGGCGTGCGTGCAGGTCGAACTCGCGCCGCGCAAGAGCGTGGTCGGCTTCAGCCTCGAAGGACGCGCCATTCCGCGCCAGCACTTCAAGGTCTATAACTCCGACCACCAGGAGATTGGCGAGGTGTGCAGCGGCACCGTCTCGCCCACGCTCCAGGAGCCGGTCGGCACGGCCAGTCTCCTGCTCGACTACGCGCAGCCCGGAACGCCGATCTTCGTCGAAATTCGCGGAACCATGCAACCCGGCGCGGTCAGGCGGCTGCCGTTCGTGCACGCCGACCGTCCATGA
- a CDS encoding LemA family protein, producing MIRYISRVFPFLLALVMLSGCGYNTMQQNEEAVNRAWGDLESQLQRRSDLVPNLVATVKGAANFEKETLQAVVEARAKATSIQLTPEMLSDPAAMSKFQAAQGQLSSSLSRLLVAVERYPDLKATQNFRDLQVQLEGTENRISVARQRYNEAAQVFNTSIRVFPNSITNSVALKLKPKEYFKADEAAKAVPQVKF from the coding sequence ATGATCCGATATATTTCAAGGGTGTTTCCCTTTCTTCTTGCGCTCGTCATGCTCAGCGGGTGCGGTTACAATACCATGCAGCAGAACGAAGAGGCGGTCAACCGCGCGTGGGGCGACCTCGAATCGCAGCTTCAGCGCCGTTCCGATCTGGTGCCGAACCTCGTCGCCACGGTGAAGGGTGCGGCAAATTTCGAGAAGGAGACGCTTCAGGCGGTGGTCGAGGCCCGCGCCAAGGCGACCTCCATCCAGCTCACGCCGGAGATGCTCAGCGACCCGGCCGCCATGTCGAAGTTCCAGGCCGCGCAGGGGCAGCTTTCATCGTCGCTCTCCCGCCTTCTGGTGGCTGTCGAGCGCTATCCCGACCTGAAGGCCACGCAGAATTTCCGCGATTTGCAGGTGCAGCTCGAAGGCACGGAGAACCGTATCAGCGTCGCCCGCCAGCGCTATAACGAAGCGGCGCAGGTTTTCAACACCTCGATCCGCGTATTCCCGAACTCCATCACCAACAGCGTGGCGCTCAAGCTGAAGCCGAAGGAGTACTTCAAGGCTGACGAGGCGGCCAAAGCCGTGCCGCAGGTGAAATTCTGA
- a CDS encoding TPM domain-containing protein, whose translation MKEKIQKFLTAEERLLIEKAVREAEASTSGEIVVMAVGESSNYPSAILAASGAISLVFAIGGALLCGSENMWLFLVLFALFFIGANEAVKRVPLLKRPFVSRAEIAEEVEEAAIHSFYHRKVHETRDRTGILIYISLYEHSVRVLADSGIDAVVGKQLWQEVVDTITKGIRDGRQGEAIREAVGICGKLLSRHFPRESDDRNELDDVMIIG comes from the coding sequence ATGAAAGAAAAAATACAGAAGTTCCTGACTGCCGAGGAGCGGCTTCTGATCGAAAAAGCGGTCAGGGAGGCTGAAGCCTCGACCTCGGGCGAGATCGTGGTGATGGCGGTGGGCGAGAGCAGCAACTACCCCTCGGCGATTTTGGCCGCGAGCGGCGCAATTTCGCTCGTGTTCGCCATTGGCGGCGCGCTGCTCTGCGGCAGCGAGAATATGTGGCTCTTCCTCGTTCTCTTCGCCCTCTTTTTCATCGGCGCGAACGAAGCGGTCAAGCGCGTTCCCCTGCTGAAGCGCCCCTTCGTGAGCCGCGCCGAGATCGCCGAAGAGGTCGAAGAGGCGGCGATTCACTCATTTTACCACCGCAAGGTGCACGAAACCCGCGACCGCACCGGTATCCTCATCTACATCTCGCTGTACGAGCACAGCGTCCGCGTGCTGGCCGACTCGGGCATCGACGCCGTGGTGGGCAAGCAGCTCTGGCAGGAGGTGGTCGATACCATCACGAAAGGAATTCGCGACGGGCGGCAGGGCGAGGCGATCCGCGAGGCTGTCGGAATCTGCGGCAAGCTCCTGAGCCGTCATTTTCCCCGGGAGAGCGATGACCGCAACGAACTCGACGACGTGATGATCATCGGCTGA